One Natronomonas moolapensis 8.8.11 genomic region harbors:
- a CDS encoding DNA polymerase domain-containing protein yields the protein MEQGTLGEFGGSESAGDDRPEAEAAAVAGGESGEDAQVVEIDDEAFPDPDGHVEFVVTQVNYTIEGRGDDEHAVLHVFGRVPVADGDDRVAHARVHGFRPYFYTPVSDLDIATDAEEPLTDADVVDSRLDHERLTGVETYGDRAADGVDTGDHDDRELVVYESIRGESLLKVFGQTPRDVGELRDRFDHYEADILFPNRLLIDKDITSGVRVPTRRLDDGSLKIHHTEIEPVDVEAESRVHTLDIEVDDRHGFPEDGEQTIISLTAHDSYRDEYVVWLFEDEREGVAAPDEISSYEPIGDDDPDIEVHRFGNEAEMLADYLEYVDRTDPDLLTGWNFTDFDAPYLIDRIDRLAHEHDRLDSDRLSRVNEVWDSGWGGPNIKGRVVFDLLYAYQRTQFSELDSYRLDAVGEEELGVGKERYPGDIGDLWSDDPERLLEYNLRDVELCVELDRKQQIVPFWEEVATFVGCKLEDATTPGDAVDMYVLHEIHGEFALPSKGRQDSEEYEGGAVFDPISGVKEMVSVLDLKSLYPMAMTTINASPETKVDPDAYDDETYVAPNGTHFQKEPDGMIREMVDELLEEREEKKSLRNENDPGTDAYETYDRQQAAVKVIMNSLYGVLGWDRFRLYDKEMGSAVTATGREVIEFTEAAASELDKNVIYGDSVSGDRPVVVRDPDGTIRIVPIEALFDRAEKRPDDRVFVAADGDTQIDDGSRKEFADLDGWDALSLSEEGTAGWRPIERVIRHRTDRPVVNLQHKFGESTTTRNHSYIVDDNSKYVEATPEEVDEPLRIPDLPAETRNDAIDVYEVLSGYEREYEDGRGTGGTTIKTKRVHANDEYVWFGHDHYGELDSTVKVKRYIRPGTQECVSLCRLLAAYVTEGSATTKETSDCRYGASIAESRRRWLVGLRDDYYRLFENTTASVIDNDSSDERTIEYRTDHGDTAVSYDDGTKKLQMMNELAAVFFREFAGQTSREKRLPSFVYHLQDDEQDLFLETLIEGDGSREFPRYSDAYAERNFDFETISRELAAGLSMLLIQRGKKHSLKYRDAKDSYTIRTVDSYRRGRDPVLREVDHDGYVYDLSVAENDNFVDGVGGVVLHNTDSVMLELEHDISKEEAIAQSFEIESHINDAYDEFAERLNATTHRFEIEFEKLYRRFFQAGKKKRYAGHIIWSEGKDVDDIDITGFEYKRSDIAPITKEVQKEVLEMIVTGADREEIKSYVGEVIERVQTGDVSLDEIGIPGGIGKKLDNYETDTAQVRGAKYANLLFGTNFASGSKPKRLYLEKVHPSFFRAIEEEKRLDPSVDQLYGEFKREAESGEAVICFEFDDQVPEAFEVDYEKMLDKTLKGPIARILEALDISWDEVESGQEQTGLGSFM from the coding sequence ATGGAACAGGGAACCCTCGGGGAGTTCGGTGGTTCGGAGTCGGCCGGCGACGACCGACCGGAAGCGGAGGCTGCCGCGGTCGCGGGCGGCGAGAGCGGCGAGGACGCACAGGTCGTCGAGATCGACGACGAGGCGTTTCCCGACCCCGACGGCCACGTCGAGTTCGTCGTCACACAGGTCAACTACACGATCGAGGGGCGCGGCGACGACGAGCACGCGGTGTTGCACGTGTTCGGCCGCGTTCCCGTGGCGGACGGCGACGATCGGGTAGCACACGCCCGCGTCCACGGCTTCCGGCCGTATTTTTACACTCCGGTCTCGGACCTCGATATCGCCACGGACGCCGAGGAGCCACTCACGGACGCCGACGTCGTCGACTCGCGACTCGATCATGAGCGCCTGACCGGGGTCGAGACCTACGGCGACCGGGCGGCCGACGGGGTCGACACCGGGGACCACGACGACCGGGAACTGGTCGTCTACGAGTCGATCCGGGGGGAGTCGCTTCTGAAAGTGTTCGGCCAGACGCCCCGCGACGTCGGGGAGCTGCGGGACCGCTTCGATCACTACGAGGCCGACATTCTCTTTCCGAACCGCCTGCTCATCGACAAGGACATCACGAGCGGCGTCCGGGTGCCGACCAGACGGCTCGACGACGGGAGCCTGAAGATCCACCACACCGAGATCGAGCCGGTCGACGTCGAGGCCGAGAGCCGCGTCCACACGCTGGACATCGAGGTCGACGACCGCCACGGGTTCCCCGAGGACGGCGAGCAGACGATCATCAGTCTGACGGCTCACGACTCCTACCGCGACGAGTACGTGGTCTGGCTCTTCGAGGATGAACGGGAGGGAGTGGCCGCCCCTGACGAGATTTCTAGCTACGAACCGATCGGCGACGACGACCCCGATATCGAAGTGCATCGGTTCGGCAACGAGGCCGAGATGCTCGCCGATTACCTCGAGTACGTCGACAGGACTGATCCAGATCTATTGACGGGCTGGAATTTCACGGATTTTGACGCGCCGTACCTCATCGACCGGATCGACCGTCTGGCCCACGAGCACGACCGCCTCGACTCGGATCGGCTCTCGCGGGTGAACGAAGTTTGGGACTCCGGGTGGGGCGGCCCGAACATCAAGGGCCGCGTCGTCTTCGATCTCCTCTACGCCTACCAGCGGACGCAGTTCTCCGAGCTCGACTCTTACCGCCTCGACGCCGTCGGCGAGGAGGAGTTGGGCGTCGGCAAGGAGCGCTATCCCGGCGATATCGGCGATTTGTGGAGCGACGACCCCGAGCGACTGCTCGAGTACAACCTCCGGGACGTCGAGTTGTGCGTGGAGTTGGACCGCAAACAACAGATCGTTCCCTTCTGGGAGGAAGTCGCCACCTTCGTCGGCTGTAAACTGGAGGACGCCACGACGCCCGGCGACGCGGTCGACATGTACGTCCTCCACGAGATCCACGGCGAGTTCGCGCTCCCGTCGAAGGGTCGACAGGACAGCGAAGAGTACGAGGGCGGGGCCGTCTTCGACCCGATCTCGGGAGTCAAGGAGATGGTGTCCGTGCTGGATCTGAAGAGTCTCTATCCGATGGCGATGACCACCATCAACGCCTCCCCGGAGACGAAGGTCGACCCCGACGCCTACGACGACGAGACGTACGTCGCGCCCAACGGGACCCACTTCCAGAAGGAGCCGGACGGGATGATCCGGGAGATGGTCGACGAACTGCTCGAGGAACGCGAGGAGAAGAAATCGCTGCGGAACGAGAACGACCCCGGTACGGACGCCTACGAGACCTACGACCGACAACAGGCGGCCGTCAAGGTCATTATGAACTCTCTCTACGGCGTTTTGGGGTGGGATCGGTTCCGACTGTACGACAAGGAGATGGGCTCTGCGGTGACCGCAACGGGGAGAGAGGTGATCGAGTTCACCGAGGCGGCGGCGAGCGAACTTGACAAAAATGTTATATATGGGGACAGCGTATCGGGAGACCGGCCGGTAGTCGTTCGGGACCCTGACGGTACGATCCGTATCGTTCCGATTGAGGCCCTGTTTGACCGCGCCGAAAAACGGCCCGATGACCGCGTATTCGTCGCGGCGGACGGTGACACACAAATTGACGATGGGTCCCGAAAGGAGTTTGCCGACCTCGATGGCTGGGACGCGCTGTCGCTCTCCGAGGAGGGGACGGCTGGATGGCGGCCGATAGAGCGGGTTATTCGGCACCGGACGGACAGACCCGTCGTCAATCTCCAACATAAATTCGGCGAGTCGACGACGACGCGGAACCACTCGTATATCGTTGATGATAACAGCAAATATGTCGAAGCGACGCCGGAGGAAGTCGATGAACCGCTTCGAATACCGGACCTACCTGCCGAGACCAGAAACGACGCTATAGACGTCTACGAGGTTCTCTCCGGCTACGAGCGCGAATACGAGGACGGACGTGGTACCGGAGGGACGACCATCAAAACGAAACGAGTTCACGCAAACGACGAGTACGTCTGGTTCGGTCACGATCACTACGGCGAACTCGACTCGACGGTCAAAGTCAAGCGGTACATCCGACCTGGGACTCAAGAGTGCGTGTCGCTCTGTCGGCTGCTCGCCGCCTACGTAACCGAGGGAAGCGCGACGACGAAAGAGACGTCGGATTGTAGATACGGTGCCAGCATCGCCGAATCCCGGCGTAGGTGGCTCGTCGGCCTACGGGACGATTATTATCGCCTCTTCGAGAACACCACCGCGAGCGTCATCGATAACGACAGTAGCGATGAGCGAACGATCGAATACCGGACGGACCACGGTGATACGGCAGTCAGTTACGACGATGGGACGAAGAAACTCCAGATGATGAATGAACTTGCGGCCGTATTCTTCCGCGAGTTCGCAGGGCAGACATCCCGAGAGAAGCGGCTCCCGTCGTTCGTGTATCACCTGCAGGACGACGAACAGGACCTGTTTCTCGAAACGCTGATCGAGGGTGATGGTTCCCGTGAATTCCCACGGTATTCCGACGCATACGCCGAACGGAACTTCGATTTCGAGACGATAAGCAGGGAACTGGCGGCCGGATTATCGATGCTTCTCATCCAACGCGGAAAGAAACACTCGTTGAAATATCGGGACGCCAAGGACAGTTACACGATCCGGACTGTCGACTCCTACCGGCGGGGTCGGGATCCGGTTCTCCGTGAGGTCGATCATGATGGATACGTCTACGATCTGAGCGTCGCCGAAAACGATAATTTCGTCGACGGTGTCGGCGGCGTCGTCCTCCACAATACTGATTCAGTCATGCTGGAACTCGAACACGACATCTCGAAGGAGGAGGCCATAGCGCAGTCCTTCGAGATCGAGTCCCACATCAACGACGCCTACGACGAGTTCGCCGAGCGGTTGAACGCGACCACGCACCGCTTTGAGATCGAATTCGAGAAGCTCTATCGGCGGTTCTTCCAGGCGGGCAAAAAGAAGCGGTACGCCGGACACATAATCTGGTCCGAGGGCAAAGACGTCGACGACATCGACATCACGGGCTTCGAGTACAAGCGCTCGGACATCGCGCCGATCACGAAGGAGGTACAAAAAGAAGTCCTCGAGATGATCGTCACGGGGGCGGACCGCGAGGAGATCAAATCCTACGTCGGCGAGGTCATAGAGCGCGTGCAAACGGGCGACGTGAGCCTCGACGAGATCGGGATCCCGGGCGGCATCGGCAAGAAACTCGACAACTACGAGACCGACACCGCCCAGGTCCGGGGCGCGAAGTACGCGAACCTGCTCTTCGGGACGAACTTCGCCAGCGGGTCGAAGCCCAAACGGCTCTACCTGGAGAAGGTCCACCCCTCCTTCTTTAGAGCAATCGAAGAAGAAAAGCGGCTGGACCCGTCGGTCGACCAGTTGTACGGGGAGTTCAAACGGGAGGCCGAAAGCGGCGAGGCAGTCATCTGCTTCGAGTTCGACGACCAGGTGCCGGAGGCTTTCGAGGTCGACTACGAGAAGATGCTCGATAAGACCCTCAAGGGGCCGATAGCCCGCATCCTCGAAGCACTCGACATCTCGTGGGACGAGGTCGAAAGCGGCCAAGAACAGACGGGGCTCGGAAGCTTCATGTAA
- a CDS encoding DUF7346 family protein produces the protein MRAVDYRGDRYLLLKQSDESSLVRDPETGDERYLPNDELTATGDSPLTVAARTVPDPQRRLLGAVHSEQILGLLVELSDRGPLSVRELLGRYDLCESDLHGRVGELRAAGLVREADVAGERGYGTTELAEEALSALR, from the coding sequence ATGAGAGCTGTCGACTACCGCGGCGATCGGTACCTCCTGTTGAAGCAATCCGACGAGTCGAGTCTCGTTCGTGACCCCGAGACCGGCGACGAACGTTACCTCCCGAACGACGAACTGACCGCTACCGGCGATTCACCGCTGACCGTCGCAGCGAGGACTGTTCCGGACCCACAGCGGCGGCTTCTCGGCGCCGTCCACTCCGAGCAGATCCTGGGATTGCTCGTCGAATTGTCCGACCGTGGCCCGCTGTCGGTTCGCGAACTTCTCGGGCGTTATGATCTCTGTGAGTCCGACCTCCACGGGCGAGTCGGGGAACTCCGGGCGGCGGGGCTCGTCCGCGAGGCCGACGTCGCCGGCGAACGCGGCTACGGGACGACCGAACTTGCCGAGGAGGCGCTCTCGGCGCTACGGTAA
- the rad50 gene encoding DNA double-strand break repair ATPase Rad50 — protein sequence MNFERLDLRNFKCYTDSEVSLREGVTVIHGVNGSGKSSLLEACFFALYGSGAIDGTLEDAISNDAEEMVVELWFSHDGGSYHLEREVKVRGDTAKTTTCVLETPDGTVEQVTDVEAHIEELLRMDASAFVNCAYVRQGEVNKLINASPGERQDMIDGLLQLGVLEEYRERASEARLGVKHVLDDKRGALAQLDEQIEDKEDKDLHARLNGLEDELDELNADIEEKERSREQARETLQSAESVIEEYEQRREEIAELDEEIETLASEIADAERERESLGERIREVRQRAETLQAELDGALADTDFQSADRNAASERLDELEQSAEEIRDRIEERRLEAQRHASEAETKRERAEELRADAAEARETAAELEAEIEADRAELGERRDRLESLADEAEALREALADAPVERDELEDHRESVDEELTAAREATAELRADLANARETVEEAEALLEAGRCPECGQSVEGSPHVEGIDDDRARVETLASELEAAEGRIERLEATRERAEGFVETAAELDRLEERHEDVASLVEGMAETVEAKADRAEQRRTEADAAEANAESVLEAAETAETNAESARTAIGELNSKKARIDERREGVVRIAELLDDVAAHEREAERLRERRESVAEGNDLRRERLADKRDRTAELKAAFDEAALERAEADRERAAEYLDEVETYLEARRERRDELQNAIGGVKNELEELEALRARREALCDTVDRLESLYEEARDLQAMYADLRTELRQRNVDRLEAMLNETFDLVYRNDSYARIELDGEYELTVYQKDGTPLDPDQLSGGERALFNLSLRCAIYRLLSEGIDGQAPTPPLILDEPTVFLDSGHVSKLVELIESMTDHGVAQIIVVSHDEELVGAADDLIAVRKDPTTNRSSVERSARTEALP from the coding sequence TCAAGTGTTACACCGACAGCGAGGTGTCGCTCCGGGAGGGCGTCACCGTCATCCACGGCGTCAACGGCAGCGGCAAGTCCTCGCTGCTCGAGGCGTGTTTCTTTGCGCTGTACGGCTCCGGCGCCATCGACGGGACGCTCGAGGACGCCATCTCGAACGACGCCGAGGAGATGGTCGTCGAGCTGTGGTTCAGCCACGACGGCGGCTCCTATCACCTCGAGCGCGAAGTGAAAGTCCGCGGCGACACCGCGAAGACGACGACCTGCGTGCTGGAGACGCCCGACGGGACCGTCGAGCAGGTCACGGACGTCGAAGCCCACATCGAGGAGTTGCTCCGGATGGACGCCTCGGCGTTCGTCAACTGCGCGTACGTCCGCCAAGGCGAAGTGAACAAGCTGATCAACGCCTCGCCCGGCGAGCGCCAGGACATGATCGACGGACTCCTGCAACTGGGCGTCCTCGAGGAGTACAGAGAGCGGGCGAGCGAGGCCCGCCTCGGGGTCAAACACGTCCTCGACGACAAGCGGGGAGCGCTCGCACAGCTCGACGAGCAGATCGAGGACAAGGAGGACAAGGACCTCCACGCCCGTCTCAACGGTCTCGAAGACGAACTCGACGAACTCAACGCGGATATCGAGGAGAAAGAACGGAGCCGCGAGCAGGCACGCGAGACGTTACAGTCGGCCGAAAGCGTCATCGAGGAGTACGAACAGCGACGCGAAGAGATCGCCGAACTCGACGAGGAGATCGAGACGCTCGCCTCCGAAATCGCGGACGCGGAGCGCGAGCGCGAGTCGCTCGGCGAGCGGATCCGAGAGGTTCGCCAGCGCGCGGAAACGCTACAGGCGGAACTCGACGGGGCGCTCGCCGACACCGACTTCCAGTCGGCGGACCGGAATGCGGCTTCCGAACGGCTCGACGAGCTAGAGCAGTCGGCCGAGGAGATACGCGACCGCATCGAGGAACGCCGACTCGAGGCCCAGAGACACGCGAGCGAGGCCGAAACGAAACGCGAGCGGGCGGAAGAGCTCCGGGCGGACGCGGCCGAGGCGCGAGAGACGGCCGCCGAACTCGAAGCCGAAATCGAGGCCGATCGGGCCGAACTCGGTGAACGGCGCGACCGACTCGAATCCCTGGCCGACGAGGCCGAGGCGCTCCGGGAGGCGCTCGCCGACGCTCCCGTCGAGCGTGACGAACTCGAAGACCACCGCGAATCGGTCGACGAGGAGCTAACGGCGGCGAGGGAGGCAACGGCCGAACTGCGGGCCGACCTGGCGAACGCCCGCGAGACCGTCGAGGAGGCGGAGGCGCTCCTCGAGGCGGGCAGGTGCCCGGAGTGCGGCCAGTCGGTCGAGGGATCGCCGCACGTCGAGGGGATCGATGACGACAGGGCGCGGGTCGAGACGCTCGCCTCGGAGTTGGAGGCGGCCGAAGGTCGCATCGAGCGCCTGGAGGCGACACGCGAACGCGCCGAGGGGTTCGTCGAGACGGCCGCAGAACTCGATCGGCTTGAGGAGCGCCACGAAGACGTCGCCTCGCTCGTCGAGGGGATGGCCGAAACCGTCGAGGCGAAAGCCGATAGGGCCGAGCAGCGCCGGACCGAGGCCGACGCCGCCGAGGCGAACGCCGAATCGGTGCTCGAAGCCGCCGAGACAGCCGAGACGAATGCCGAGTCGGCCCGGACGGCCATCGGCGAGCTGAACAGCAAGAAGGCCCGGATCGACGAGCGTCGCGAGGGGGTCGTTCGGATCGCCGAATTGCTGGACGACGTCGCAGCGCACGAACGCGAGGCCGAACGCCTCCGGGAACGCCGCGAGAGCGTCGCCGAGGGGAACGACCTCAGGCGCGAGCGGCTCGCCGACAAGCGCGACCGGACGGCCGAACTCAAGGCGGCCTTCGACGAGGCGGCGCTCGAACGGGCCGAGGCGGACAGAGAGCGCGCCGCGGAGTACCTCGACGAGGTGGAGACGTACCTCGAAGCCCGACGCGAGCGGCGCGACGAACTTCAAAACGCCATCGGCGGCGTAAAAAACGAACTCGAGGAACTCGAGGCGCTCAGAGCGCGCCGCGAGGCGTTGTGCGACACCGTCGACCGGCTGGAGTCGCTCTACGAGGAAGCGCGCGACCTCCAGGCGATGTACGCCGACCTCAGAACGGAGCTCCGACAGCGAAACGTCGACCGGCTGGAGGCGATGCTCAACGAGACGTTCGATCTCGTCTACCGGAACGACTCCTACGCGCGGATCGAACTCGACGGCGAGTACGAGTTAACCGTGTATCAAAAGGACGGAACGCCACTCGATCCGGACCAGCTCTCGGGCGGCGAGCGAGCGCTTTTCAACCTCTCGTTGCGGTGTGCGATCTACCGGCTGCTCTCGGAGGGAATCGACGGGCAGGCCCCGACACCGCCGCTCATTCTCGACGAGCCGACGGTGTTTCTCGACTCCGGTCACGTCTCGAAGCTGGTCGAGTTGATCGAATCGATGACCGACCACGGCGTCGCCCAGATCATCGTCGTCAGCCACGACGAAGAGCTAGTCGGCGCGGCCGACGATCTGATCGCCGTCCGGAAGGACCCGACCACGAACCGTTCGAGTGTCGAACGGTCGGCGAGGACGGAAGCGTTACCGTAG
- a CDS encoding DUF7331 family protein, which translates to MPDTDPSAETTATDGADEPDESAVSDAVRSTKSYETEAGVVFYDADNPLAWLQADHAVDLESAA; encoded by the coding sequence GTGCCCGACACTGATCCATCTGCCGAGACGACCGCAACGGACGGGGCGGACGAGCCGGACGAATCGGCGGTATCCGACGCCGTTCGATCGACCAAATCCTACGAGACGGAGGCGGGCGTGGTGTTCTACGACGCAGACAACCCGCTCGCGTGGCTGCAGGCCGACCACGCCGTCGATCTTGAATCGGCCGCGTGA
- a CDS encoding DUF7322 domain-containing protein: protein MNPFEEDQGNAWPDEPDEFDPDSIGPDPPDSTSTLGESFGATADVSEDLFRAFWASVLFSNVALASLSLGAMLVYFRGDYGAGGPALVVGAVAALATARYYWRFKTERYTQPGTGDDERGTDESGREADESGATDDSAVAAPSGSTDRSETELQRETGGEPR, encoded by the coding sequence GTGAACCCGTTCGAAGAGGACCAAGGGAACGCGTGGCCGGACGAGCCTGACGAGTTCGATCCGGACAGTATCGGCCCGGATCCGCCTGACTCGACCTCGACGCTCGGGGAATCCTTCGGCGCGACGGCCGACGTCTCCGAGGACCTGTTTCGGGCGTTTTGGGCGTCGGTCCTGTTTTCGAACGTCGCGCTCGCGTCCCTCTCGCTCGGAGCGATGCTCGTCTATTTTCGCGGTGACTACGGCGCCGGCGGCCCCGCGCTAGTTGTCGGGGCTGTCGCCGCACTCGCGACGGCGCGATACTACTGGCGGTTCAAGACCGAGCGATACACGCAGCCGGGGACCGGCGACGACGAGCGAGGCACCGACGAGAGCGGACGGGAGGCCGACGAATCCGGAGCGACGGACGACTCCGCGGTCGCTGCCCCCTCCGGATCGACGGATCGCTCCGAGACGGAGCTCCAGAGGGAAACGGGCGGGGAGCCGCGATGA